A region of Crenobacter cavernae DNA encodes the following proteins:
- a CDS encoding transporter, translating to MNPISSFSTKPLCLALAAGFFSLPAFALSTSDHSPQTAGGGEIFPIKIAANDPELMSTDQGQPSASSSKASSQSSVPQRVKNISTAFEKPGVLTPRGSFVFDPSIQFSTTSSNRVAILGYTIVPALTVGVVDVRSVSRNTFVVALGGRYGVTNRLEIEGRIPYVNQHDSSVSRPIGDPAVSDKVFNTNGNGIGDVQVGLRYQLNDPVGGDPFYIASLRVQAPTGEGPFDVPYDSATNLQTKVPTGSGFWGVQVGGSAVLPSDPAVFFGGVSYQWNRPEDVDKTLNITPGNNVTQRIGRVDPGDVFQFNFGMGFAINNKSSFSIGYDHNAIFRTKINGQYAADAQRLIHVGSLLFGYSYTTNPRESVNLILGVGTTRDSPDVQITLRAPFSL from the coding sequence ATGAATCCGATCTCGTCGTTTTCCACCAAACCGTTGTGCCTAGCCTTGGCCGCCGGTTTCTTTTCCTTGCCCGCATTTGCCCTTTCGACCTCCGATCACTCGCCGCAAACCGCAGGCGGCGGCGAGATCTTCCCCATCAAGATCGCCGCAAACGACCCGGAGTTGATGTCGACCGATCAGGGGCAGCCGTCGGCTTCCTCGTCTAAGGCGTCTTCGCAATCGTCCGTTCCGCAAAGGGTCAAGAATATCTCGACGGCCTTCGAGAAGCCGGGGGTGCTGACGCCGAGGGGCTCGTTCGTCTTCGACCCCTCAATACAGTTCTCGACGACCTCGTCGAACCGCGTCGCGATACTCGGCTACACGATCGTTCCCGCGCTGACCGTTGGGGTGGTTGACGTCCGTTCGGTGAGCCGCAACACCTTCGTCGTCGCCTTGGGCGGCCGCTACGGCGTGACCAACCGCCTCGAAATAGAAGGGCGCATCCCTTATGTGAACCAGCACGATTCGTCGGTCAGCCGACCCATCGGGGATCCTGCAGTTAGTGATAAGGTATTCAATACCAATGGCAACGGTATCGGCGACGTTCAAGTGGGGCTGCGCTACCAATTGAACGATCCGGTAGGAGGTGACCCGTTCTATATCGCCAGCCTGCGTGTGCAGGCGCCGACCGGCGAAGGGCCGTTCGACGTTCCATACGACAGCGCTACGAATCTGCAGACCAAGGTGCCCACCGGTTCGGGTTTTTGGGGGGTGCAGGTCGGCGGGTCGGCAGTCTTGCCGTCCGATCCGGCGGTCTTCTTCGGTGGGGTCAGCTACCAGTGGAACCGTCCCGAAGATGTCGACAAGACGCTGAATATTACGCCGGGCAATAATGTGACTCAGCGTATCGGCAGGGTGGATCCCGGTGATGTGTTCCAGTTCAACTTCGGCATGGGTTTCGCCATCAATAACAAGTCGTCCTTCAGCATCGGTTATGACCACAATGCGATCTTCCGTACGAAGATCAATGGTCAATATGCCGCCGATGCGCAGAGGCTGATTCATGTCGGCTCGTTGCTGTTCGGCTATTCTTATACGACGAATCCGAGGGAATCGGTCAACCTGATATTGGGGGTCGG
- a CDS encoding sigma-54 dependent transcriptional regulator, with the protein MSQREVLVLGQRCVGVAEELTQALPGWRIITAHNVGEALASIGDLVRPIIGLIHIDVNDIDPLNALENISVAAGVMEWIALVEREHLSAGQVCHFISDHCYDFHTLPLDASRLAITLGHAHGRAELRLRHSRQYSKPNQFNMVGSSEAMKKLFASLGKVSGSDAPVLVHGESGTGKELVAKAVHMSSPRADGPFIAVNCGAIPAHLVQTELFGHEKGAFTGAHQRKIGLIESSNGGTIFLDEIGDLPLDLQVNFLRFLQEKTIERVGSVLRIGVDVRVIAATHVDLGKAIAEKRFREDLYYRLSVLVLSVPPLRERCDDIEILARWCFNEFSLEKNSKVQGFSNKALQVMRDYSWPGNVRELINRVRSAMVMSESRLIRPEDLGLIVENGFCDATVNALDVARGRLERSLIQQVLQLNKQNVAATARQLGLSRSTLYRMMNKLELQKE; encoded by the coding sequence GTGAGTCAGCGTGAGGTATTGGTTCTCGGCCAGCGGTGTGTGGGAGTCGCCGAAGAGTTGACGCAGGCGCTCCCGGGCTGGCGGATCATCACAGCACACAATGTAGGCGAGGCGCTTGCCAGCATTGGAGACTTGGTTCGTCCCATCATCGGCTTGATTCACATCGATGTAAATGACATCGACCCGCTCAATGCCTTGGAAAACATTAGCGTTGCAGCGGGTGTGATGGAGTGGATCGCCTTGGTCGAAAGAGAACATCTTAGTGCCGGCCAAGTCTGTCACTTTATTTCAGATCACTGCTACGACTTTCATACGCTTCCCTTGGACGCTTCGCGCTTGGCCATTACTTTGGGGCATGCCCATGGACGGGCAGAGTTGCGTCTCAGGCACAGTCGCCAGTACAGCAAACCGAACCAGTTCAATATGGTGGGCTCAAGCGAAGCAATGAAAAAACTGTTTGCTAGCCTCGGAAAAGTCAGTGGCAGCGACGCTCCTGTTCTCGTTCATGGTGAAAGCGGAACGGGAAAAGAACTGGTTGCCAAGGCAGTGCATATGTCGTCGCCGCGTGCCGATGGTCCGTTTATTGCAGTCAATTGTGGAGCCATTCCTGCCCATTTGGTACAAACAGAACTGTTTGGTCATGAAAAGGGCGCGTTTACCGGAGCCCATCAGCGCAAGATAGGGTTGATCGAGTCGTCCAACGGTGGAACCATTTTTCTTGATGAAATCGGTGATCTTCCGCTCGACCTTCAGGTCAATTTTCTGAGGTTCTTGCAAGAAAAGACAATAGAGCGGGTCGGGTCGGTGCTGCGTATCGGTGTCGACGTTCGCGTGATCGCGGCCACGCATGTGGATCTTGGCAAGGCCATCGCTGAAAAACGTTTTCGTGAGGATCTTTACTATCGTTTGAGTGTGCTGGTCTTGAGCGTGCCCCCCCTGCGTGAACGTTGTGACGATATTGAAATTTTGGCTCGCTGGTGTTTTAACGAATTCTCTCTAGAAAAAAACAGCAAAGTCCAAGGGTTCAGCAATAAGGCTCTGCAGGTGATGCGTGATTACTCATGGCCGGGCAATGTACGTGAACTGATTAACCGGGTACGTAGCGCGATGGTGATGAGTGAGAGCCGTTTGATACGGCCGGAAGACTTGGGGCTGATCGTCGAGAATGGGTTTTGCGATGCCACTGTAAATGCGCTAGATGTTGCGCGTGGGAGGTTGGAGCGAAGCCTTATTCAGCAGGTGCTGCAGCTGAACAAGCAAAATGTGGCAGCAACTGCCAGGCAGCTGGGGCTGTCCCGTTCCACCCTGTACCGGATGATGAACAAGCTTGAGCTTCAAAAAGAATAG
- a CDS encoding endonuclease/exonuclease/phosphatase family protein, with amino-acid sequence MRSLTITTFNMHKGMSPLNRRVQLPNIAHGLAKLSPDLLFLQEVQGKNALRSLRFSDWPSEAQHHYLARRLSHKAAYGLNAAYNHGHHGNAILSRYPLSTRCNVDISVNRLEQRGLLHCDLQLTGWPVKVAALCVHLNLLAHDRRKQLAKLRSYIDHAIPTDTALIMAGDFNDWRGEASSILAGELGLNEVFESLYGRHARSFPARMPMLPLDRIYVRGLSPVAAEVHQGLPWAALSDHLPLTAKLVLLPSQS; translated from the coding sequence ATGCGGTCGCTGACGATCACGACCTTTAATATGCACAAGGGCATGTCGCCGCTCAACCGGCGCGTGCAGCTGCCCAATATCGCCCACGGCCTGGCCAAGCTGTCGCCCGACCTGCTGTTCCTGCAGGAAGTGCAGGGCAAGAACGCGCTGCGTTCCTTGCGTTTTTCAGACTGGCCGAGCGAGGCGCAACACCATTACTTGGCGCGAAGGCTGTCGCACAAGGCTGCCTACGGCCTGAACGCGGCTTACAATCACGGCCATCATGGCAACGCTATCCTGTCGCGCTATCCGCTGAGCACCCGCTGCAACGTCGACATCTCGGTCAACCGCCTCGAACAGCGTGGCCTGCTGCACTGCGATTTGCAGCTTACCGGCTGGCCGGTGAAGGTCGCCGCGCTTTGCGTGCACCTCAACCTGCTGGCGCACGACCGCCGTAAACAGCTGGCCAAGCTGCGCTCCTATATCGACCACGCCATTCCCACCGATACCGCGTTGATCATGGCCGGCGACTTCAACGACTGGCGCGGAGAGGCAAGCTCGATCCTCGCGGGTGAGCTGGGTCTGAACGAGGTTTTCGAGAGCCTGTACGGCCGCCACGCGCGGAGTTTCCCGGCCCGCATGCCCATGCTGCCGCTCGACCGCATCTACGTCCGCGGCCTGTCGCCGGTTGCGGCCGAAGTGCATCAGGGGCTGCCGTGGGCGGCCTTGTCCGACCATCTCCCCCTCACCGCCAAGCTCGTTCTCTTGCCTTCGCAAAGCTGA
- the nudB gene encoding dihydroneopterin triphosphate diphosphatase, with protein sequence MSGYKQPVSVLVVIYTPALDVLLIERADKAGYWQSVTGSREGFETLAETARREVQEETGLDAALYRLEDWQHTNTYEIFDHWRARYAPGTTHNVEHVFGLEVPEPLPVRLAPGEHVDFEWLPWEAARDKVFSPSNAEAITQLTTRVVVCGR encoded by the coding sequence ATGAGCGGCTACAAGCAGCCGGTGTCGGTCCTGGTGGTGATCTACACGCCGGCACTCGATGTGCTCTTGATCGAACGCGCCGACAAGGCCGGCTACTGGCAGTCGGTGACCGGCAGCCGCGAGGGTTTTGAAACGTTGGCCGAGACCGCACGCCGCGAGGTGCAGGAAGAGACCGGGCTCGACGCCGCGCTTTATCGCTTAGAGGACTGGCAGCACACCAATACCTACGAGATCTTCGACCACTGGCGCGCGCGCTACGCGCCGGGTACGACGCACAATGTCGAACACGTGTTCGGCCTCGAGGTCCCCGAGCCGTTGCCGGTCAGGCTGGCGCCGGGCGAACACGTGGATTTCGAATGGTTGCCGTGGGAGGCCGCTCGAGACAAGGTGTTCTCGCCGTCGAACGCCGAGGCGATTACCCAACTGACGACCCGGGTGGTCGTATGCGGTCGCTGA